Proteins found in one Cobetia sp. L2A1 genomic segment:
- the ampD gene encoding 1,6-anhydro-N-acetylmuramyl-L-alanine amidase AmpD, translating to MPPLSSFPRSSPLARLAVTAEHWLESARCVPSPNHNARPEGEVSALVLHSISLPPGRFGGPAIEQLFTNQLNPGDHPYFADIHQLRVSAHVLIQRDGRLVQFVPFDRRAWHAGRSRWHDGKRERVELNDFSIGIELEGDEVHPYRDVQYRTLARAVAGLLQRYPALTRDRITSHARIAPLRKTDPGPAFDWAYFDRLLDDIQD from the coding sequence ATGCCCCCCTTGTCTTCCTTCCCTCGGTCGAGCCCGCTGGCTCGCCTGGCGGTCACCGCCGAGCACTGGCTGGAGAGCGCTCGCTGCGTGCCCTCGCCCAATCATAATGCCCGTCCTGAGGGAGAAGTGTCGGCGCTGGTGCTGCACTCCATCAGTTTGCCGCCGGGGCGTTTTGGTGGGCCTGCCATCGAGCAGCTGTTCACCAATCAGCTGAATCCGGGTGATCATCCTTATTTTGCTGATATTCATCAATTACGTGTCTCGGCGCACGTATTGATACAGCGTGATGGACGGCTGGTGCAGTTTGTCCCTTTTGACCGCCGCGCATGGCATGCCGGACGTTCACGCTGGCATGATGGCAAACGTGAGCGAGTCGAGCTCAACGACTTCAGTATCGGTATCGAACTGGAAGGTGATGAGGTCCATCCGTATCGCGATGTGCAGTACCGCACGTTGGCGAGGGCGGTGGCAGGGCTGCTGCAGCGCTATCCAGCACTGACACGCGACCGAATTACCTCGCATGCGCGGATTGCGCCGTTGCGCAAGACGGACCCTGGTCCTGCTTTTGACTGGGCATATTTTGATCGACTGCTGGATGACATTCAGGACTAA
- the aceE gene encoding pyruvate dehydrogenase (acetyl-transferring), homodimeric type: protein MSLEAREDLDPIETTEWLDSLESVLDREGENRAQYLMSRLADRLRRDGHQVPFSVTTPHRNSIPVHREARMPGDLFMERRIRSLIRYNAIAQVIRNNRAHKGLGGHISSFMSSATLYDVGFNHFFRAPEGDFEGDLLYIQGHVAPGIYARSFLEGRLSEAQMDSFRQEVDGNGLSSYPHPWLMPDYWQFPTVSMGLGPIQAIYQAHVMKYLNSRELKSMYDRKVWCFMGDGECDEPESLGAISLAGRENLDNLIFVINCNLQRLDGPVRGNGRIMDELEGVFRGADWNVLKVTWGRFWDPLFEQDKKGILQKRMDEAVDGDYQNYKANGGAYTREHFFGKYPETADLVKDMSDDDIWRLNRGGHDPYKVYAAYHEAVNNSNGRPTVILAHTVKGYGMGMGDGEAANEAHQVKTMEYEAMKTFRDRFGIPLTDEQLEEVPYYKPADDSPEMKYMHLMRERLNGYLPQRRTEYETLEIPPLDDKIFASQLKGSNGREVSTTMAFVRVLNGLVKHKTLGERVVPIIPDEARTFGMEGMFRQLGIYTAAGQKYEPVDKGQIMYYREDQKGQVLEEGITEAGAMSAWIAAATSYANHNLPLMPFYVYYSMFGFQRIGDLAWAAGDLQARGFLVGGTAGRTTLNGEGLQHQDGHSHILASTIPNCRTYDPTYAHEVAVIVQDGMKRMFEQHEPIFYYLAVMNENYEQPVLETVPADDIIKGMYLLKEGATDGKARVQLMGSGTILREVEAAAVMLKDDYGVDADIWSVTSFNELRREALEFDRQSFLKPEETPAKPHITKCLEGRDGPAIAATDYMKLFADQVRAWVPTDYHVLGTDGFGRSDTREKLRHFFEVDRNFVTVQALKALADRGEIDRKVVSEAIKTYGIDPNKPNPLNV from the coding sequence ATGAGTCTGGAGGCAAGAGAAGATCTCGATCCGATCGAAACCACGGAATGGTTGGACTCCCTGGAATCGGTTCTGGATCGTGAGGGCGAAAATCGTGCCCAGTACCTGATGTCACGCCTAGCCGACCGTCTGCGTCGTGATGGCCATCAGGTACCCTTCTCGGTGACCACGCCCCATCGCAACAGTATCCCTGTGCATCGCGAAGCGCGCATGCCAGGCGACCTGTTCATGGAGCGTCGTATCCGTTCGCTTATCCGTTACAACGCCATCGCTCAGGTGATTCGCAATAACCGTGCCCATAAGGGCCTGGGCGGTCACATCTCGAGTTTCATGTCCAGTGCGACGCTTTATGACGTAGGTTTCAACCACTTCTTCCGTGCACCGGAAGGGGACTTTGAAGGTGACCTGCTATATATCCAGGGCCATGTGGCGCCGGGTATCTATGCTCGTTCTTTCCTGGAAGGCCGTCTGTCTGAAGCACAGATGGATAGCTTCCGTCAGGAAGTTGACGGCAATGGCCTGTCTTCCTATCCGCACCCGTGGCTGATGCCGGATTACTGGCAGTTCCCGACTGTCTCCATGGGGCTGGGGCCGATTCAGGCGATCTACCAGGCGCACGTCATGAAGTACCTCAACTCCCGTGAGTTGAAGTCCATGTACGATCGCAAGGTGTGGTGCTTCATGGGTGACGGCGAGTGTGATGAGCCGGAATCCCTGGGTGCCATCTCACTGGCAGGCCGTGAGAATCTCGATAATCTGATCTTCGTCATCAACTGCAACCTGCAGCGTCTTGACGGCCCGGTACGTGGCAACGGCCGCATCATGGATGAGCTGGAAGGCGTCTTCCGTGGTGCAGACTGGAACGTGCTCAAGGTCACCTGGGGGCGTTTCTGGGATCCGCTGTTCGAGCAGGACAAGAAAGGCATCCTGCAGAAGCGTATGGACGAAGCGGTCGACGGCGACTACCAGAACTACAAGGCCAATGGCGGCGCGTACACGCGTGAGCACTTCTTCGGAAAATATCCGGAGACGGCCGATCTGGTCAAGGACATGTCAGACGACGATATCTGGCGTCTGAACCGTGGTGGTCACGATCCGTACAAGGTCTACGCGGCGTACCACGAAGCGGTCAACAACTCCAATGGTCGTCCGACCGTCATCCTGGCGCACACCGTCAAGGGTTACGGCATGGGCATGGGCGATGGCGAAGCTGCCAATGAAGCCCACCAGGTCAAGACCATGGAATACGAGGCGATGAAGACATTCCGTGATCGCTTCGGTATCCCGTTGACCGACGAACAGCTGGAAGAAGTGCCGTACTACAAGCCGGCCGATGACAGCCCGGAAATGAAGTACATGCACTTGATGCGTGAGCGCCTTAACGGCTATCTGCCGCAGCGCCGCACCGAGTACGAAACGCTGGAAATTCCGCCGCTGGACGACAAGATCTTCGCGTCCCAGCTGAAGGGTTCCAACGGTCGTGAAGTGTCCACTACCATGGCCTTCGTGCGTGTGCTCAATGGCCTGGTCAAGCACAAGACCCTCGGCGAGCGTGTCGTCCCGATCATCCCTGATGAAGCACGTACCTTCGGTATGGAAGGCATGTTCCGTCAGCTGGGGATCTACACGGCAGCGGGTCAGAAGTACGAGCCGGTCGACAAGGGTCAGATCATGTATTACCGCGAGGACCAGAAAGGTCAGGTTCTCGAGGAAGGCATCACCGAAGCGGGCGCCATGTCAGCATGGATCGCGGCGGCAACATCGTATGCCAACCACAACCTGCCGCTGATGCCGTTCTACGTCTATTACTCGATGTTCGGCTTCCAGCGCATCGGTGATCTGGCGTGGGCCGCAGGCGATCTGCAGGCGCGTGGCTTCCTGGTGGGTGGTACTGCCGGTCGAACGACGCTGAACGGTGAAGGTCTGCAGCACCAGGATGGCCACAGCCATATCCTGGCCTCGACCATCCCGAATTGCCGCACCTACGATCCGACCTACGCTCACGAAGTGGCGGTCATCGTGCAGGACGGCATGAAACGCATGTTCGAGCAGCATGAGCCGATCTTCTATTACCTGGCAGTGATGAACGAAAACTACGAGCAACCCGTGCTTGAAACGGTGCCCGCAGATGACATCATCAAGGGTATGTATCTGCTCAAGGAAGGCGCGACAGACGGCAAGGCACGTGTCCAGCTGATGGGCTCCGGCACCATCTTGCGTGAAGTCGAAGCGGCTGCGGTGATGCTGAAGGACGACTACGGTGTCGATGCTGACATCTGGAGTGTCACCAGCTTCAACGAACTGCGTCGTGAAGCGCTCGAGTTTGACCGTCAGTCCTTCCTGAAGCCGGAAGAGACCCCGGCCAAGCCGCACATCACGAAGTGCCTGGAAGGGCGTGATGGGCCGGCGATTGCAGCGACAGATTACATGAAGCTGTTCGCCGACCAGGTACGCGCCTGGGTGCCGACTGACTATCACGTGCTCGGTACTGATGGTTTCGGCCGTTCCGATACTCGCGAGAAGCTGCGTCACTTCTTTGAAGTCGACCGTAACTTCGTCACCGTTCAGGCGCTGAAGGCGCTGGCGGATCGCGGTGAGATCGACCGTAAGGTCGTTTCGGAAGCGATCAAGACCTATGGCATCGACCCCAATAAGCCGAATCCGCTGAACGTCTGA
- the purC gene encoding phosphoribosylaminoimidazolesuccinocarboxamide synthase: MEKREALYAGKAKSVFFTDDPDLLLLEFRDDTSAFDGKRIEQLARKGMVNNKFNAFIMEKLKAAGIPTHFERLVSDNECLVKRLDMMPVECVVRNISAGSLVRRLGVEEGLELTPPTFELFLKNDAMGDPMINESLVETFGWAEPAHLVRAKELTYQVNGILKKLFLDGGILLVDYKLEFGVFNGEVVLGDEFSPDGCRLWDAETREKLDKDRFRQGLGGVIEAYEEVGRRIGIDFTA, from the coding sequence ATGGAAAAGCGTGAAGCGCTCTACGCCGGCAAGGCCAAGTCTGTCTTCTTTACTGACGACCCGGATCTTCTGCTGCTGGAATTCCGCGACGATACCAGCGCCTTCGACGGCAAGCGTATCGAGCAGCTGGCGCGCAAGGGTATGGTGAACAACAAGTTCAATGCCTTCATCATGGAGAAGCTCAAGGCGGCCGGTATCCCGACTCACTTCGAGCGTCTGGTCAGCGATAACGAATGTCTGGTCAAGCGCCTCGACATGATGCCGGTGGAATGTGTGGTACGTAACATTTCTGCAGGGTCTCTGGTGCGTCGTCTGGGTGTTGAGGAAGGCCTTGAGCTGACGCCGCCGACGTTTGAGCTGTTCCTCAAGAACGATGCGATGGGCGACCCGATGATCAATGAGTCGCTGGTTGAGACCTTCGGCTGGGCAGAGCCTGCGCACCTGGTCCGCGCCAAGGAGCTGACGTACCAGGTCAACGGTATTCTCAAGAAGCTGTTCCTCGACGGCGGCATCCTGCTGGTCGATTACAAGTTGGAGTTCGGTGTCTTCAATGGCGAAGTCGTACTGGGTGATGAGTTCTCTCCGGATGGCTGTCGCCTGTGGGATGCCGAGACGCGTGAGAAGCTCGACAAGGACCGCTTCCGCCAGGGGCTGGGCGGCGTGATCGAGGCCTACGAGGAAGTGGGTCGCCGTATCGGTATCGATTTTACCGCCTGA
- a CDS encoding NADPH-dependent FMN reductase — MSVRLLAFAASTRKSSVNRRLITRLAHLAGESDAEITLLDLNDFPMPLYDGDSEETSGRPASADQLQSLFASHQGLLLATPEYNGFFSPLLKNTFDWLSRPAKDGQSGMDPLRGMPVGIVSAAPGAFGGMRALPFVRLYLNNLGMMVAPQQIAVSRAGSAFREDGSLDDEGQDHALASIARQVIELARLRSV; from the coding sequence ATGAGCGTCCGCCTACTTGCCTTCGCCGCCAGTACCCGCAAGTCCTCTGTCAATCGCCGCCTGATCACCCGCCTGGCGCATCTCGCCGGTGAATCAGATGCCGAGATTACCCTGCTCGATCTCAACGACTTCCCGATGCCGCTCTACGACGGTGATAGTGAGGAGACCAGTGGCCGCCCTGCCAGTGCCGACCAGCTACAGTCTCTGTTCGCCAGCCATCAGGGTCTGCTACTGGCCACGCCGGAATACAACGGCTTCTTCAGCCCGCTACTCAAGAACACCTTTGATTGGTTATCGCGCCCAGCGAAAGATGGCCAAAGCGGCATGGACCCCCTACGCGGCATGCCCGTAGGCATCGTCTCGGCTGCTCCTGGCGCTTTCGGTGGCATGCGTGCACTGCCGTTTGTGCGCCTGTACCTGAACAATCTTGGCATGATGGTCGCGCCACAACAGATTGCCGTATCCCGTGCGGGTAGCGCCTTCCGTGAGGACGGCAGCCTCGATGACGAAGGGCAGGATCACGCATTGGCCAGCATCGCACGTCAGGTAATTGAGCTGGCGCGCCTGCGCAGCGTGTGA
- a CDS encoding 1,2-dihydroxy-3-keto-5-methylthiopentene dioxygenase codes for MSFLAIYAEQDATRPLLITTDGVQIVSELEAEGIRFERWTAGCELSDPTDQTQVLAAYADDVERLKAENGFVTADVIGLTPDHPERSALRGKFLDEHRHAEHEVRFFVRGSGIFYLHLGARVFAVGCEQNDLIAVPAGTPHWFDMGPTPNFTAIRLFTNPEGWVANFTSSDIASRFPRHEALVEHFTQSTAPYSEESA; via the coding sequence ATGAGCTTTCTAGCGATCTATGCCGAGCAGGACGCGACACGTCCACTATTGATCACCACCGATGGTGTGCAGATCGTCAGTGAGCTTGAAGCCGAAGGTATCCGCTTCGAGCGCTGGACGGCCGGCTGTGAGCTGAGTGATCCCACCGACCAGACTCAGGTGCTGGCGGCCTACGCCGATGACGTGGAACGCCTCAAGGCCGAGAATGGCTTTGTCACCGCTGACGTGATCGGCTTGACGCCTGATCATCCTGAGCGCAGCGCCTTGCGCGGCAAGTTTCTTGACGAGCACCGTCACGCCGAGCACGAGGTGCGCTTTTTCGTGCGCGGCAGCGGTATCTTCTATCTGCATCTTGGCGCGCGCGTCTTCGCTGTCGGCTGTGAGCAGAATGATCTGATCGCCGTCCCGGCAGGCACACCGCATTGGTTTGATATGGGTCCTACGCCGAACTTCACTGCCATTCGGCTGTTCACCAATCCAGAAGGCTGGGTCGCCAACTTTACCTCCAGTGATATCGCGAGCCGTTTTCCGCGTCACGAGGCCTTGGTCGAGCACTTCACCCAGTCCACCGCACCGTATTCCGAGGAGTCAGCATGA
- a CDS encoding methylthioribulose 1-phosphate dehydratase — translation MSDPTAIAATSSGLPPTLDLDCLAQAQQQLIDAGRTLDAAGQVPATGGNFSCRLSETLMAVTASGCHKGRLTSGDILVSDFSVKLLGTSRKASDEARLHGQLYEDLPEAHAILHAHSRAATVLSLCHGGDTLSLEGFELNKALEGVKTHETPVRLAVFDNTQDIAALALDVRARLNADANLHGYLIRGHGLYTWASNMTACRRHIEALDFLMSCELELRRQR, via the coding sequence ATGTCAGACCCTACCGCCATTGCCGCCACTTCATCGGGCTTGCCACCGACGCTGGATCTGGACTGTCTCGCACAGGCCCAGCAGCAGCTGATTGACGCTGGGCGCACACTGGATGCCGCTGGCCAGGTACCCGCTACCGGCGGCAACTTTTCCTGTCGTTTAAGCGAGACCTTGATGGCCGTGACCGCCTCCGGCTGTCACAAGGGCCGCCTGACCAGTGGCGATATTCTGGTCAGCGATTTCTCCGTCAAGCTGTTGGGCACGTCTCGCAAGGCTTCTGACGAGGCGCGTCTGCATGGTCAGCTGTACGAAGACCTGCCCGAGGCTCACGCGATTCTGCATGCCCACTCCCGCGCGGCCACCGTGCTGTCGCTGTGTCATGGCGGCGATACGCTGAGTCTTGAGGGATTTGAGCTCAACAAGGCGCTGGAAGGCGTAAAAACCCATGAGACGCCTGTGCGTCTGGCGGTGTTCGACAATACTCAGGACATCGCAGCGCTGGCACTTGATGTGCGGGCTCGGCTTAACGCCGATGCCAATCTGCACGGGTATCTGATTCGGGGACATGGTCTCTACACCTGGGCCAGCAACATGACCGCCTGCCGACGCCATATTGAAGCGCTCGACTTTCTGATGAGCTGTGAACTGGAATTGAGGAGGCAGCGATGA
- the tsaA gene encoding tRNA (N6-threonylcarbamoyladenosine(37)-N6)-methyltransferase TrmO, whose protein sequence is MQPVGIIESCYPDKFGIPRQPGLARHATAILHLLPPFDDADCVRGIEGFSHLWIHFLFHASPSRWTPLIRPPRLGGNARIGVFASRSTHRPNRLGQSVVELAGVETGSRSGQQGGVRLLLRGHDLLDGTPVMDIKPYLPWVDAVPDARAGYAPAPPARHSVSFSAAADEILHRRVDHATLRALIEEVLAQDPRPAYHAAKPADGQRQYGVRLVDVDVRFTALNQPDGQLLMQVQAIVTA, encoded by the coding sequence ATGCAACCGGTCGGCATCATCGAGAGCTGCTACCCGGACAAGTTCGGCATCCCCCGCCAGCCGGGATTGGCACGCCATGCCACTGCCATCCTGCACCTGCTGCCGCCCTTCGATGACGCGGATTGCGTACGCGGTATAGAGGGATTCAGCCATCTGTGGATCCACTTCCTGTTTCATGCAAGTCCCAGCCGCTGGACCCCGCTGATTCGCCCACCACGCCTTGGTGGCAACGCACGTATCGGAGTATTTGCATCACGCAGCACACACCGCCCCAATCGCCTCGGACAATCAGTGGTGGAACTGGCCGGGGTCGAGACAGGGAGCCGCAGTGGTCAGCAAGGCGGTGTACGTCTGTTACTTCGGGGTCATGATCTGCTCGATGGCACGCCGGTAATGGACATCAAGCCTTATCTGCCGTGGGTCGATGCCGTTCCCGACGCGCGCGCAGGCTATGCACCAGCGCCACCTGCTCGTCACTCGGTGTCCTTCAGTGCGGCAGCTGATGAGATACTTCACCGCAGAGTCGACCACGCCACACTGCGGGCACTGATCGAAGAGGTGCTCGCGCAAGACCCGCGCCCCGCTTATCACGCCGCCAAGCCAGCCGATGGTCAGCGCCAGTACGGTGTGCGCCTTGTGGATGTGGACGTGCGCTTCACGGCACTCAACCAGCCGGATGGTCAATTGTTAATGCAGGTACAGGCTATCGTTACCGCATAA
- a CDS encoding class I SAM-dependent methyltransferase: protein MSPSPPLRPSPAHRPKASTSKARGGWKTARWSLYAPIYDGVAARVLKSARREALATLDLKAGTRVLLLGAGTGLDLPFLPRDIELEVIDASPAMLRRCRERAEILGFDANVKQGDAMALDFPDGYFDVVIAHLIIAVVPEPQAALNEALRVLAHDGELSLLDKGLRGTQPAGIVRRLLNPLARMIATNLSVPLDSLFQGHAVQRLEDRDLGPGGLLRHMHLRKV from the coding sequence ATGTCCCCTTCTCCTCCTCTCAGGCCATCGCCTGCCCATAGGCCAAAAGCCAGTACATCCAAGGCACGTGGAGGCTGGAAGACTGCTCGCTGGAGCCTTTACGCACCGATTTATGATGGGGTAGCAGCACGCGTATTGAAATCGGCACGCCGAGAGGCACTCGCCACGCTGGATCTAAAGGCGGGTACACGCGTGCTGCTATTAGGTGCAGGTACGGGGCTCGATCTGCCTTTCCTGCCGCGCGATATCGAGCTTGAAGTCATCGATGCCTCACCCGCAATGCTGCGTCGCTGCCGTGAGCGTGCCGAGATACTGGGCTTCGATGCCAACGTCAAGCAGGGCGATGCCATGGCACTCGACTTCCCTGACGGCTACTTCGATGTCGTGATCGCCCACCTGATCATTGCTGTGGTGCCTGAACCACAGGCCGCCTTGAATGAGGCGCTGCGTGTGCTGGCGCATGACGGGGAGCTATCGCTGCTCGACAAGGGACTGCGCGGCACGCAGCCAGCAGGCATCGTCCGGCGCCTGCTCAACCCGCTGGCACGCATGATCGCGACCAACCTCAGTGTGCCGCTGGACAGCCTGTTTCAAGGACATGCCGTGCAGCGACTCGAGGATCGTGACCTTGGCCCCGGTGGGCTGTTGCGTCATATGCATCTACGCAAGGTCTGA
- the mtnC gene encoding acireductone synthase, which produces MIRAIVTDIEGTTGSISFVHQVLFPYARQHLAGFLRENTERADVSEQIAATRTLAEAPEASVEEVIAILEGWIDADRKATPLKALQGMVWARGYEAEDFTGHVYPDAVKGLGDWKERGLSLYVYSSGSIQAQKLLFGHSDAGDLTPWFAGYFDTTTGPKQEADSYRRIAGQLGVPGAEILFLSDVVAELDAAAAADFQTWQLVREPGMVTGDHPQASRFDEISFSG; this is translated from the coding sequence ATGATTCGCGCCATCGTGACCGATATCGAAGGGACTACCGGCTCGATCAGCTTCGTGCATCAGGTGCTCTTCCCCTATGCACGCCAGCATCTCGCCGGTTTTCTGCGCGAGAATACCGAGCGTGCCGACGTGTCGGAACAGATAGCCGCCACTCGCACACTGGCAGAGGCACCCGAGGCCAGTGTCGAAGAGGTGATCGCCATCCTTGAAGGTTGGATCGATGCGGATCGCAAGGCCACACCGCTCAAGGCGCTGCAGGGCATGGTGTGGGCGCGTGGCTACGAAGCAGAAGACTTCACTGGGCATGTGTATCCCGATGCGGTGAAGGGACTTGGTGACTGGAAGGAACGCGGACTGTCCTTGTATGTCTACTCTTCAGGGTCCATCCAGGCGCAGAAGCTGTTGTTCGGTCATTCCGACGCGGGAGACCTGACACCGTGGTTTGCCGGCTACTTTGACACCACGACCGGACCCAAGCAGGAAGCCGACAGTTATCGTCGTATCGCTGGCCAGCTAGGGGTGCCGGGCGCAGAGATTCTGTTCTTGTCGGATGTCGTCGCTGAGCTGGATGCAGCGGCTGCCGCTGACTTCCAGACATGGCAGCTGGTGCGTGAGCCGGGCATGGTCACGGGTGACCATCCGCAGGCCAGTCGATTTGATGAAATATCATTCAGTGGTTGA
- a CDS encoding GNAT family N-acetyltransferase, translating to MHSQTDSNELQDARISIVPARTQHAADQAEVFHQAVMQGAAGFYDLAQREQWAGRVPRDAERWAARQHRFEVLVAERDGRCVGFCEYVPEWPLARIEMLYVYPGLTGQGIGSRLLAAAESDLRRRSVRVVSLEASLMLSPGLIRRGWQSLGLEHVKRDGICLKRERFEKRLNNESQV from the coding sequence TTGCACAGCCAGACAGACAGCAACGAACTACAGGATGCGCGCATCAGTATCGTACCGGCACGTACTCAGCACGCAGCAGACCAGGCTGAGGTCTTTCATCAAGCTGTCATGCAGGGAGCCGCGGGGTTTTATGATCTGGCCCAGCGTGAGCAGTGGGCGGGGCGTGTGCCGCGCGATGCTGAGCGCTGGGCAGCGCGTCAGCATCGCTTCGAGGTGTTGGTGGCAGAGCGTGATGGTCGTTGTGTCGGCTTTTGCGAGTACGTACCCGAATGGCCATTGGCACGTATCGAGATGCTATATGTCTATCCGGGGCTGACCGGGCAGGGGATTGGTTCAAGGCTGCTGGCCGCCGCCGAGAGTGATCTGCGTCGACGCAGCGTTCGTGTCGTCAGTCTCGAGGCCAGTCTGATGCTGTCACCGGGGCTGATACGTCGTGGCTGGCAGAGTCTGGGACTGGAGCACGTCAAGCGTGATGGCATCTGCCTCAAGCGTGAGCGCTTCGAGAAGCGTCTGAACAATGAGTCCCAAGTCTGA
- the nadC gene encoding carboxylating nicotinate-nucleotide diphosphorylase yields MHFHDALAEDIRTSAARLLAEDVGGGDITAELIPERQWAKARVISREPAILCGVPWVDELFRRLDSRVSLKWLASDGDRIEANEPFLELEGPARSLLTGERAALNLLQTLSGTATRASHYAALIEDSNVRLLDTRKTLPGMRVSQKYAVSCGGGHNHRIGLYDAFLIKENHIAACGSIAAAVREARSIASDLTCEVEVENFEELEQALDAGADVIMLDNFDNTQLIEAVARNKAHATPAVLEASGNVNETTLPGIAATGVDCISMGTLTKDVTAIDLSMRVYTVETR; encoded by the coding sequence ATGCACTTCCACGACGCCCTCGCCGAAGATATCCGTACCAGTGCCGCTCGCCTGCTTGCCGAGGATGTCGGCGGTGGCGATATCACTGCCGAACTGATTCCGGAGCGCCAATGGGCCAAGGCCCGTGTCATCAGCCGTGAACCTGCAATACTCTGTGGTGTCCCTTGGGTCGACGAGCTGTTTCGACGCCTCGACTCGCGCGTCAGCCTCAAGTGGCTAGCCAGCGATGGTGACCGGATCGAGGCAAATGAGCCCTTCCTGGAGCTGGAAGGCCCGGCACGCTCACTACTGACCGGTGAACGCGCCGCGCTCAATCTGTTGCAGACACTGTCCGGCACCGCGACCCGTGCCAGCCACTATGCAGCACTGATAGAAGACAGCAATGTACGTCTGCTGGATACCCGCAAGACACTGCCGGGCATGCGTGTCTCTCAGAAGTATGCCGTCAGCTGCGGCGGTGGCCATAACCATCGTATCGGTCTGTATGACGCCTTCCTGATCAAGGAAAACCACATTGCCGCTTGTGGGAGTATCGCAGCCGCCGTGCGTGAGGCCCGCAGCATCGCCTCCGACCTCACCTGCGAAGTGGAAGTCGAGAATTTCGAGGAGCTTGAGCAAGCACTTGATGCGGGCGCTGATGTCATCATGCTGGATAACTTCGACAACACCCAGTTGATTGAAGCCGTTGCGCGCAACAAGGCACACGCGACGCCGGCTGTGCTGGAGGCTTCCGGCAACGTCAATGAGACCACCCTGCCCGGCATTGCCGCCACGGGCGTGGACTGTATCTCGATGGGCACCCTGACCAAGGATGTGACCGCTATCGATCTATCGATGCGCGTCTACACTGTCGAAACCCGCTAG